Within Pseudomonas brassicacearum, the genomic segment GGAAAAGCGTTATCAGGACATCAAGGCAGACGGGCCATAACGGATCGCCGAAGCTCAACTGTGGGAGCGAGCTTGCTCGCGATCGCGATGTCACAGCCAACATCTATGTTGAATATGACGTCCTCATCACAATCAAGCTCCCACAGGCGGCTTGCATTGATCAAAGGCTGATCGGCACAGCCTCGAACCGCACCCGTGGATGGGCGATCCGGTCCTGGGCGCGGACCAGTTCCAGCTCATAGCTGGTGCAGGCCTGGGTTTCCAGCAGCACTTCATGCACCGCCGCGGCAGTGAATTCGAGCGCCGCCACCAGGCTGTCCCCCAACAGTATCCGCGCCAGGAACAACCCCGAGGTCAGGTCACCCACGCCCACCGGCTGGCGCGGGAACGCCAGCAGCGGACGGCGCAGGTGCCAGCTACCGTCGGCAGTCACCAGTAGCATTTCGAAGCTGTCATCGGGTTTGCCGGGGTAGACCAGGTGCTTGACCAGTACCGCCTTGGGTCCACGGGCCAGCAATGCCCGGGCCATGGCCAGGCAGTCCAGCAAAGACTGCGCCTTGCGTCCCGAAAAACTGTCCAGCTCCAGTTGGTTCGGGCACAAGAAGTCCGCCACGGCAGCGGCTTCTTCCAGGAGAAATTCACTCACCTCGGGCGCCACGATGCAGCCCTTCTCTGGATGCCCCATGACCGGGTCACACAGGTACAGCGCCTTCGGATTGGCGGCCTTGATCCGCGCCACGCCCGTCAGGATCGCCCGCCCTTGAGCCGCGCTGCCCAGATAACCGGACAACACCGCATCGCACTGACCCAGCTCACCGATGGCCGCAATGCCTTCCACCAATGCCGGTATCTGCTCCGGTGCAAGCACCTCCCCGGTCCATTGGCCGTATTGGGTGTGATTGGAAAATTGCACGGTATTGAGCGGCCAGACGTTCGCCCCGACCCGCTGCATCGCAAACACCGCGGCACTATTGCCGGCGTGACCGAACACCACGTGGGACTGAATGGCAAGCAGATGAGGCGTACGTTTCATGCGGGAAGTTTCCGTAAAACGATTGAAATTCAAGCCGCGCAGTATGCGACTAAACACAGCCTGTACGACAGACCGGCGAGACAGTTAAGCTGGCAGCAACTTGTTGGAGCGCTTCGTTCATGCTGACCCTTGGAAACATTTTCGTGCTGATGCTGCTGGCTACCGGCGGCGCCTGGCTGTGGCACAACCATGGCTTGCGCGAACGGGCGTTGGCGAGGGTCATGCAGCATTGCGCCAACCTCAAGATCGAGTTGCTGGACGGCAATGTGGCGCTGAAAAAAATCGGTTTCGTGAAAGACGCCAACGGACGACGACGCCTGGCTCGCGTCTACACCTTCGAGTTCACCGTCACCGGCGAAAGCCGCCATTCGGGCACCATCACCCAGTTTGGCGCCCACAGCGCGCACATCGAGCTGGCGCCCTACCCGATGCCCTTCGAAGAAACACCGCCAACGCCGATTGAACCGATCCAGACCAGGCCCAGGGCTGAAGTCATCGAGTTGAGCCAGTGGCGCCAGGAACACAACAAGTGGAAGCCTTGAAACACGGCTGACTCAAGCACACTGACAATTCACCAGCCCGGCTTGCAGGCGATCAACGTCTTGCGGCTGATCGAAAATCAGCTCGATTCGAGAATCCTGGCGCCACTCACTGGCTTGCCAGCCCAGCGTCGTCCCCTCCAGTGCGTTGGCTGAAACCCAACCGTCGACACTGTGGATAACCATTTTCGCCCGCTTCCAGTCTTGCTCTTGCAGCCATCGCGTCAGTGCCGCTGCATCGAATTGCTGGCTGGGGTGCCAGCGCCAACCAATACTCCAGCCACCGTCCTGCTGCTGATACAGGCAGATCGGCAGCGTGGGGTCGGACCAAATAGCCGGTAACTGGCCCAAGCTCTTCGGCAGATTCAAGATAGCCACAGCCCCACTGCCCCGAGCCGCAAGCCCTGGCAATCGCTCGATCGGCAGCGCAGCCTGCTGCGTCCAGTACAACGCACGCCCAGGCAGTTGCGCCGTCAGCCGTTCGCGATCGGCTTGGGTGAGGGTCTCGGACTTGTTCAGCACCAACAGTCCGGCCTCCGCCAGGGTTTGTCGCTGCGCGTCGGGCAAAGGCTTGCCGTCTGCCATCGCCTGGGCATCCAGCACCAGCACGCAGGGTTGCACCGCCAGCACGCCGAGCCATGGTGCTTCATTCAGTTGTCGCATCAACTGCACCGGATGGCCCAGGCCCGAGGGTTCGATGAACAGCCGATCCGGCCGGGCCTTGCGCAGCAAACGCCCAAGACCGATCTGAAACGGCGTGCCGTTGACGCAGCACAAGCAACCGCCGGCCACTTCGCCCAGTGCGATACCATCGCCGGCCTGGGTCAGCAACGCGGCATCCAGGCCGATCTGACCGAATTCATTGATCAGCACCGCCCAGCGCTCA encodes:
- a CDS encoding DUF3301 domain-containing protein, with translation MLTLGNIFVLMLLATGGAWLWHNHGLRERALARVMQHCANLKIELLDGNVALKKIGFVKDANGRRRLARVYTFEFTVTGESRHSGTITQFGAHSAHIELAPYPMPFEETPPTPIEPIQTRPRAEVIELSQWRQEHNKWKP
- a CDS encoding CobW family GTP-binding protein — protein: MLQHIPTHVIAGPLGAGKTSLIRHLLAQRPADERWAVLINEFGQIGLDAALLTQAGDGIALGEVAGGCLCCVNGTPFQIGLGRLLRKARPDRLFIEPSGLGHPVQLMRQLNEAPWLGVLAVQPCVLVLDAQAMADGKPLPDAQRQTLAEAGLLVLNKSETLTQADRERLTAQLPGRALYWTQQAALPIERLPGLAARGSGAVAILNLPKSLGQLPAIWSDPTLPICLYQQQDGGWSIGWRWHPSQQFDAAALTRWLQEQDWKRAKMVIHSVDGWVSANALEGTTLGWQASEWRQDSRIELIFDQPQDVDRLQAGLVNCQCA
- the pdxY gene encoding pyridoxal kinase PdxY: MKRTPHLLAIQSHVVFGHAGNSAAVFAMQRVGANVWPLNTVQFSNHTQYGQWTGEVLAPEQIPALVEGIAAIGELGQCDAVLSGYLGSAAQGRAILTGVARIKAANPKALYLCDPVMGHPEKGCIVAPEVSEFLLEEAAAVADFLCPNQLELDSFSGRKAQSLLDCLAMARALLARGPKAVLVKHLVYPGKPDDSFEMLLVTADGSWHLRRPLLAFPRQPVGVGDLTSGLFLARILLGDSLVAALEFTAAAVHEVLLETQACTSYELELVRAQDRIAHPRVRFEAVPISL